A window of Nicotiana sylvestris chromosome 8, ASM39365v2, whole genome shotgun sequence genomic DNA:
ctatgcggGATAGAATCCACAGGTTTATAGTACGGTTGGCCCCGAAGTTGACCGAGGCATATGCCATCGCTGCATTGCTGGATAGAATGGATATCTCCCGGATTTAGGCATTTTCCCAAAATATTGAAAGGGGGAGGTGTCGGCAACAGGATACGGAGAGGACTGAGTCAGGGCAGCGGAAGAGGATGAGATTTGCCAGATCTCAGGAGCAATCTCAGGGTAGTTACAGGCCCCAGTACTTCGAATAGCCACCTAGACCTCCGCCACCTCAGCTACAGGGTTACAAGTATGACCGTTATACTCAGTCAGGACCAGGTGAGAGCTCCCAGGCGTCAAGTTTGCAGCGACGATGAGGTTTAGGGCAAACATGGCCAGTTCCACCATGGTGAGCCATCTGTGGTAGAGGACATTTAGGCCAATGTCAAGTCGATTTCGATGCTTGCTATACATGTGGACGTCCAGGGTATATAATGCGAGATTGCCCAACTAGAGATTTTGGGGGAATGGCGCAACCAGCGAATTCAGCAACAGGATCAGCTATGTCCGTGCATCCTTTAGGGCGTAAGTCTCAGTCTTCGGCGGGTAGAGGTTGAGGAAGAGGTTGAGGGTCCGATTTAGGTGGTAACCAGAATCGTATCTCTGCGCTAGCGGGTTGATAGGACCAAGAGTCCTCACCATACATTGTGACAGGTACGTTGACCATTTGTTTTCACGATGTTTATGCCCTGATAGACCCAAgatctactttatcatgtattaccccatttTTCGCGAGGAAatttggtatagtgcctgaaatactaagtAATACTTTTATGGTATCTACACCGGTCGGAGAATCGATTATCGCTAGATGCGTTTACTAAGGTTGTACGATATCAGTTTGTGGTCGTCAGACCTCAGCCGACCTAGTTGAGCTAGAGATGTTGGTTTTtgatgctatcatgggcatggactggttggcagcttgttatgccACAGTTGATTGTCGAGCAAAGACAGCCAAATTTCATTTTCTGGGTGAGTcagtccttgaatgggtaggtaatacagcgacacccagaggcaggtttatttcctatctgaaggcgaggaaaatgatcgcaaaagggtgcatttatcatattgtgcgagttaaagatgcagatgctgagatacctacacttcagtCTATTCCAGTAGTAAAGGAGTACGCGgatgtatttccagatgaacttCCAAGTATTCCTCCATAGTGAGAGATTattttggcatcgatttgctTCCAGGAACGtaaccaatatccatccctccctatagaatggcacctgccgAATTGAAGGGGTTGAAGGAGCAATTAAAAGATTTGttggagaaaggtttcatcaggCCCAGTACtttaccttggggtgcaccggtacagtttgtgcggaagaaagacggttcgctaaggatgtgtatcgattataggcaactgaacaaggtaactattaagaataagtatccatttccaaggatagatgacttgtttgatcaattgcaaggagCTAGatacttttcaaaaatagatttgAGGTCAGGGTACCACCAGGTTAGAgttcgggagaaagatattcccaagacaTCCTTCAGGACCCTATATGGCCActttgagttccttgttatgtccttccggttgacgaatgcacctgccatatttatggacttgatgaatagcttatttcggccataTTTGGAtctattcgtgatagtctttattgatgatattctagtttaTTCACGTTCAGAGGATAAGAATGTGGATCACCTACGAGAGGTACTCCAAACCCTCCGtgataataaattgtatgctaagttttctaagtgtgagttctggttgaagtCCGTAGACTCAAAAGATTGAGGTTGTGAAATCCTGGCATAGACCTACCACTCcgatagagattcgtagctttctaggcttagtAGGATATTACCGGAGGTTCGtagagggtttttcttctctttcagcacaATTAACGAAGCTGACGTAGAAAGcgactaagtttcagtggacagaggcctgtgagcagagtttccaagagcttaagaacaggttgacctCAGTGCTAGTTCTAGCACTTCTAGAAggtccagatggttatgccatgtattgtgatgccttaggtgtcgggttaggatgtgtcctgatgcaacGTGGGAAAGTAATTATGTATGTTTCACGGCAATTAAAGAAGCATAAGAGAAATTATCCGACCCACGACCTCGAATTAGCTACgattgtccatgcacttaagaaaTGGCAggattatttatatggtgttcatgttgatgtgttcacagatcataaaagcatgtaatatatcttcaagcaaaaagagttgaatttgcgacaaaggcgatggcttgagttattgaaagactacgatgttagcattctctaccatccagggaaagctaatgttgtagtAAATGCCTTAAGTcgccgatctatgggtagcttagcacatgtagaggccGAGAAAAGACAATTAACCAGAGAGATTCATCAGGTGGCTTATTTGGGGGTTCGGTTAGTAGACTCTGGCAATGGAGGAGTTATACTCCAAAATgctgcaaaatcatctctcataactaaagtaaaggagaggcagtaAGAGAacctagagttagtcgagttgagAGAGCGGGTTCCCCAACAGAAGAAGCCGTTGTTAGAACTCAAAAGAGATGGGGTTCACAGATATAGGGGTTGTTTGTGTGTTCCAGATGTAGCAGGGCTACGAGACaggattatgtcagaggcacattattcatggtactcaattcaccctgggtcgacaaagatgtatcatgacattaaggatgtgtattggtggaacgatatgaagaagaacattgctaAGTATGTTACTCAATGCCCTAGTTGACAACAGGTGAAaatagagcaccagaagcccggagggctaatgcagactatagagatcccgacatAGAAATGAgaggcgataaacatggactttatcgcaagtttacctcattcttatcataAATTCGATTCCATATGGTTGATAGTCGATAgactcacgaaatcagctcatttcctacCAGTCAGATCTATATATACAGTAGAAGCTTAagcaaagttatatattaaagaGATAGTGTGACTACATGGAGTGCCAATATCTATTATATATGACCGTGGTGCCCAGTTTACagcacatttttggaggtcattttaGAAAGGTCTAGggactcaggtgaatctcagcacagcttttcatccacaaactgatggacaagcTGAGCACATAATTCagacgctcgaggatatgttacgagcatgtgtGCAAGATTTTAAAAGAAGCTGGGAGGAACATCTACCTTTTATCGAGTTttcatataataatagttatcactacagtatccagatggctccatacaaGGCTTTGTATGGGCGAAGGTGCAGATCTcccatagggtggtttgatgttggaaaaTCTGGGTTACATGGACCAGACCTGGTTCAACATGCCATAGAAAATGTAAAACTTATCTGGGAGCGactgttgacagctcagagtcatcagaagtcatattctgacgtgcggcgaCGAGATTCAGAGTTCAGggttgatgattgggtattcttaaaggtgtcacctatgaaacgTGTGATGAGGtctggaaagaaaggaaaacctagcccacggtatattgggccttataggatcattcggagagtgggtcgagtagcttatgagttagaattgccctcgaaattagagtctgtccatccggtttttcacatatctatgttacggaagtgcattggtgatcctacccaagtggtgcccacggatgatgtacagattacataggacttgtcatacgaggaaatttcggttgccatcctagaccggaAAACCCGCAAACTTtagaataaggaggtagcctccgtaaaagttctttggaggaacaacaatgtggaagaaatgacttggaggCCGAGAAAaatatgaagtctagatatccctacctatttcctcctccagaaaagggtccgactgagacatcataatcataaggtacgtatataaattcttgtgttggttattgccgttggtcatgtgaggccattgtcgttattgataatTGTCGTAAGGTGTGGCGTtagattattaagcttctacagggagagttggtagtagtgttgttacaacgGCGACCCTGCCAAGTTATATggatcacggggagttgaacatatgaggacaaatgtttctaaggggggaaggatgttacatctcgtgttttcgtacgttaaaatttcgttttcagttaaccaaCGTAGACTCGAGGATgcgatcatcttgacgttaatgtacttatgctatttataacaagcgataaataattgttatgaaggataaaggggtacacgaattaaataACATGAGTTTCGCTGAAAGTGGCCaaattggaataaaatacgggtcgagcgataatactcgataattatgaactagtaccatgcatggtaccatatgaccacgatagtataatatataaagtatatatgcagtattttaaaaataaatagaattttaagtaatttgtggtaatttttaaattatgcgggtaattgattataTACTGGGTAACAGaatattacccggttaactaataagtggataaataattactaattaacCCCTCCCCCTCCACGTGGCAAGGAGCCACCAAGCCTAGACAATGACTGAGTAGCCATTATTCTAGGTGGCTACATGTAAATCACTTGAAAACAACTTAACATTAAAGTCTTAGAAAGACTTAGAAAAGTCTTATCCAAGAATCTGTCTTAGCTTCATTTAAAAGCCTTTAGCTTCATTTCATTACTTTAGTATTGAAATCAAGCACTAGGAAAGAGAAGCTTCAAAACATTGGAACAAGCTTAAAATTTTAAATCCATTCTTGGTTCAAAATCGTTCAAGGAAGAACAAATTCGTCAAGGAATTCAGGTGTAATTTCATTCacatttcgcagaagcagattcattcaaataatttcagggacaggtatgttaaggttaagcttttccttcattttagcaagatatcgtaattacacaagtttgataacgaggcatagagAAATTCGTATCCCGGaaattacgtatattttgctagtctagcagattacatatattttcctagttttgtaagttaccatattctttttatcgggactgcatattcagttgagtatttctttcttttggtcaaaagagcagagagtttatatatatatatatatatatacagtattagaagtattttcattaccatcaagctataatcgatggaCAGGCCTCTATTGgaaaacctctgatcagatggtaagatatatatcgagcctactatggccgaacgcctatgagcgagcctactacggcagagcagttatatatatatatatatatatatatatatatatatatatatatatatatatatatatatatatatatatatatatatagtatgtatgtatatatatatatatatatatgtatgtatgtatatatgtatatatatatatgtgtgtatgtatatatatatatatgtgtgtatatatatatgtatatgccggacagctattttactcactatattgagagagttgagttagtatTAGTAGATGAGCATATCTTTAGATTTTCTTGACTCCcagttgttttcagttattatattatcagttcagtttcagcttcagtatattaccttacatactcggtacattattttgtattgACATCCCTTTCTGGGGGCActacatttcatgcgtgcaggatCAAATAgatagacgggtagacctcctcagtaggtgttgtccgagttcagctttatcagtaagctccccttctttcggAGTTGCCAAGTCTAGTAGTGTGGTatatatcttgtgtatatatgtagatgggttatgggtaggtcggagccctattccgatcacagtatatctatTAGTAGAGGCTTGTGGACATATCCTGTCGAttagtgtagtatgttgggcttgtaggccctgtacgtatattttgttggcctGTCAGTTGTAGTAGTTATGACAGCCTTGCCAGCCtagctttatgttgacattagtCAGTGTCAGTCttcatttagttttatattttgcattgcacattatcttgtaatgtggcccatagccaaagtatgacattacatgttcagagtctcttagtcgcaagtggtacgcaaggatagatgaggcactaGGTTCCAGTCTCGCCCCCGGGCTCGGGGCGTGAtattcagcagatagagattctagagtggaagtgggagcagatcaccatggactttgtagttgggctcccatggactttgaggaagttcgatgacATTTTGgttaattgtggatcggctgaccaagttcacgcatttcattcctatgtgtactacctattcttcggagcggttggcggagatttatatccgggagattgttcgtctgcatgatattccagtttccatcatttcagataggggtactcatctcacatcacggttctggagggccgtacagcatgagtttggtactcgggtggagttgagtacaacatttcaccctcagacggacagacaaTCTGAGTGCACTATTTGgattcttgaagatatgctccgtgcatgtgtgattgagtttgaagggtcttgggatcagttcttgccattggtggagttttcctacaacaacagctatcagtccagcattgagatggtaccgtatgaggctttatatggtaggcggtatagatcccaagtgggttggtttgagccgggtgaggctagattgttgggcacagatttggttcaggatgctttgaagaaggttaaggtaattcaggatagactccatacagcctagtccagacaaaggagttacgcagaccggaaggttcgtgatgtttcctatatggttggagagcgggttctgcttcgggtttcgtctatgaagggcgttatgagatttggaaagaaaggaaagttgagtccggggtttattggcccttttgagatactGCTGTGTGTTGGGGAgtttgcttatgagcttgccctacctcccagcttggtaggagttcatccggtatttcatgtttcgatgctccggaggtatcatggtgattcatcacacgtgttggatttcagttcagtccagttggacaaggatctatcttatgttgaggagccagtggcaatattggacagacaggttagaaagctgaggtcaaagaacattgcatcagtgaaggttcagtggcggggtcagccggtcgaggaggcgacctgggagaccaagcaggatatgcgcagccattaccctcatcttttcactacttcaggtaagtctctatgctcgttcgagaacgaacgaatgtttaagtgtaggaggatgtaatgatccggctggtcgttttaagaatttacgcctcgatcccctattaactaccttccccgtgtttgtttatgctattgtgagttgccaggaggatttatttggaattttagagagttttgggacacttattccctaaatgagagctgaagatttagaatttggaccgtagttggagcagtgtgaagacgccCTCGGAATGGGATTCCGTTGGTTCCGTTAACTCCAtttggtgatttcgggcttaagggtgtcttcggattgtgttttggaggtccgtagctaatttaggcttgaaatgccgaaagttgaatttttgaagttttcggtctgatagtgagattttgatatcggggtaggaatggaattccgaaagttggaatagctccgtaatgttgaatgtgacgtatgtgcaaattttcaggtcattcagacgaggtttgatagattttttgatcgaaagcataatttgagagtttttggagttcttagccTTGAATCCGTATTTGATtcggtgtttcgatgttgttttagttgtttttaggattggtataagtttggatagtggcatatgacttgttcgtgcttctggttgaggttccgggggccttgggatgattttggatggttaatgagaagtttggagttgggaatttgTAGTTGAAGCTGTTGagtctgctgtcataaccgcacctatggcttggggaccgcaggtgcgagaccgcagaagcggtttgaggtggaaaatgggttgaccgcagatgcagtcaGGGCACCACAGAAGCGGCACTGCATCTGCGGTAAAGTAGTCCCAAGTGCGGAAAGTTCATCTTTAATGAAATGTCGCAGATGTGACCGGGTCTTCACagaagcgagaccgcaggtgcgctCTCAAGACCGCAGATGTGGTTTCACTGGTTAGAAAAGGGGCAGAATCGAGGGTTTGGTTTCAAAACATGgaaaattgatttgggagctcaggattggcgattttgagagggattttcacCTGGGTATTTTtggtaagtaattcttactcgaTTTTGATTGTTTTCCATGAATCTATGCTTAAATGcatcctttaaattcgaatttggggtgaaaacatggaaaaatttgggaaaatctCCTAGGCTTAACTTTTGAAGTTTGATCTAgatttacccaattccgagacgtgggcccagagggtattttggtcattttacctaatttcgcgtattagcttagaatttatttatagaatcagttacttgaagtgttatttacattatgcaattgaattgaatagatttgggccatttggattcgagtactcgtggcaagaacgtggtttcaggttgacttTTGAGGCGGTTCAAGTTAAATGGcttatctaaccttgtgtgggggaaactccccttaggattggtgttattgatatttgaaatgccttgtacgtgaggtgtcgagtgcgtacttgtgctaattgttgaaaaattcggttttcattaagtaaatataatcgtgtttcttttcctgtttatactacctggaatttaagcatgttgttagcttagggaagcatgtctaattgaattaattgttttacttgctcaaactgccttatttgaattacgtgcagcatgctaggctagaaatacatgttttaccttggtatggaatttgaattgaattgtgtatCCTTCATGTTGTtgatgtgtgtttactttgggactacgtgacggtatcccgggagatccccctgtctgtttactttgggactacggatctgTATTCTGGCAGATCCCCCTACACTTTTATATTataactacgggactgcacccggtagattcccccagtactgggtatttatatttgggactacggattggaaTTCTGGTAGATCTCTgagcactatgagttggactacgggacagtatcccgggagatccactggatatttatatttgggactacatgaaggtatcctaggagatccccggttgttatctctgagttgagctgtactcttttccgtgattattttgtctctattattattgttgttgctctttctattctttgtTGTTTCTTACTGTTGCACCTAGTTATACTGTCTCattctatactgttataccttatatttcatttaatctcagtagggccctgaccttcctcgtcactactcgaccgaggttaggcttggcacttactgagtaccgatgtggtgtactcatgtcctttctacacatgtttttcatgtgcagatcgaggtactttgactcagtcctatcatcCTTCAGGTGAGGCGACTcttttagagacttcgaggtatatctgccacgtccgcagaccgaagagtccctttccattctctctttaagtattagcccttctgcaTTTTCTattgttagacattctggagttagatacttgtagacatccAAAAGCTTGTGATTTGATGAGATTCCAGATTTTGGGAAatgttgttagttttgagagtttgtATTGCATATatcgagcggcatcttaaacattgTTTCACTTTGTTATTTCGGTTTTTAATTACTTTTTTTCGCAAATTATTTATTTTTCGCAttgttaggattacctagtcgtagagactaggttccatcacgatagttcacggagggtgaactggggtcgtgacagtattACTATTGCATTAACCGTTTCATAACCTTGAATAGAGGTGTGACTTGGAAGAGATCAATAAGACACATGGAtttgtatatgtgtgtgtgtgtgtgtgtatatatatatatatatatatatatatatatatatatatatatacacctgTGGAAAATCGACCCAGGCTCcttgttgggtattactattgcatcgaCCGTTTCATAACCTTGAATAGAGGCATGACTTGGAAGAGATCAATAAGGCGCATGGAtttgtatatgtgtgtgtgtgtgtatatatatgttgTTGACACTCATGCAGCAAATTTATATAACCTTGAATAGAGGTGTGACTTGGAATAGATCAATAAGGCGCATGGatttgtatgtgtgtgtgtgtatatatatatatatattgttgacACTCATGCATCAAATTTATATACAAATTGTTATTGACATGTATCATGTTTTGATGTGAGAATGGAGGTGTTGATATTTTATTTGACcccttttatttataaaacatGCCTAAATTTCATAGGGATTGTATTTTGAGCTTTCGTAGTTATTTATTGATACCATAATTTAttccatttattttttatatttgcaCCTAATTAGTGGACTGTTAGTGAGTGTCGATGTCGACTACTcccactacttcttcgaggctagacttgatacttactgggtattgTGGTTTTTATGCATACTACACTTGTGCATATTTTATGCAGGTTTTGAGGTTGGTGTTAGTAGTATTTACCCAGCAGAGTAGGAGATATTTATGGAGACTTCATGGTGAGCTGCTCTACTTGATCCGATCTGTAGCATATGGAGTCCTCGTCTCTACTTATCTATTCAGTCAATCTATTTCTCTTAGACGGACACAAATTCAGTTTATAATATACCTCCTTGTTAGATGCTTGTGATAGTTGTGACACTAGGTTTGGACATTCTAAACATTTGTGGTCGTATTTAGTCCCTATCTTagatatttatatttatgatattgtctTGAGATTATTCCTGCTTTCTTATTATATTAtgattatgttaaagacttagaTAATCTACCTTAATTATGATTTGTTGAGTGTTGGATTTTCTAGTGAGCaggctaggtgccatcacgaactTTGATAATATTTCGGGTCGTAACATAAACCAATTCAAATAAATTAGGGATCGATAATATAAGCTCAATGAAACATTACCACTCCATTTCAACTAAAAATAAGTAATGAATTTTCAATGTTCTACAACTTatatctctttttatttctttcaatttaagGAAGAACAAGGAGAGAGAGGAAGAGAAGAAGAATGAGAAGAAGGagcagaagaaaaagaagaacggaGAATGAGAGAAAGAGGAGAAATTATGGCAGAAATTTATATTTGTACAACTTTTCTTAACGAGTTTAAAGTTAAAAACCAATCCTTAGGAAGGCCACTTCGTAAAAATTCTTCATTAACAAGCATAAACTAAGACAGCATTAGAAACAGAGGGACGGAGGTAGAGCTTGGGATACGGGTTCGGCCGAATTCAGTAACTTTGCTCCAAATTCGATATTTATGTCAAAAAAATTATTGAATGTGTACAAATTGTTAATTTAGAATTCATTAACTTAAAATGACTAGAATTACAAATGCATAAACATCAAATCTCCGGTTCACCGCTGGTTAGAGATTAACTATTTGGGCGCACACACCAACCTTGCTTGAAACACTTTTAGCAAAAAAACTAATAACTTAAGAAAATATTGAATTGTTGAAGAGAAACAAAAGTCAAATTAAGAGTTTATAGTTTCAAATTCTAAGGACGAATAACATGTCCGAAGAACggaggtggagtacgatgatCTCATTGATAAGTAAGGGGATAGCCAAAACTACAACAACTATGGAGATATTAATCTACTAAACCATAcgatgaaagtttgggagagggtggtgcaAGTGAGGGTGAGAAAGAGTATTTCTATTTTCGAGAACCAATTTGGTTTCATATTGGGTCGTTCAACTACGAAAGTCATTCATCTTGTAAGGAGATTGGTAGAGCGATATGGAGATATGTATAAggatttgcatatggtgttcattgaGCTTGAGAAAGCATACGACAAAGTCTCGAGAGAGGTTATTTCGAGATGTTTAAAGTCTAAAGGTGTGCATGTAGCCTACATTACGGTGATTAAGAATATGTATCATGGAACTAAGACCCGGGTGAGGACAATAAGAGAATATTTGGAATACTTTTGGTTATGATGGTGTTGCACCAAGGATCTACCCTTAACTCGTTCTTGTTTTT
This region includes:
- the LOC138875293 gene encoding uncharacterized protein is translated as MAPAELKGLKEQLKDLLEKGFIRPSTLPWGAPVQFVRKKDGSLRMCIDYRQLNKVTIKNKYPFPRIDDLFDQLQGARYFSKIDLRSGYHQKATKFQWTEACEQSFQELKNRLTSVLVLALLEGPDGYAMYCDALGVGLGCVLMQRGKIIKAWKANVVVNALSRRSMGSLAHVEAEKRQLTREIHQVAYLGVRLVDSGNGGVILQNAAKSSLITKKGLGTQVNLSTAFHPQTDGQAEHIIQTLEDMLRACVQDFKRSWEEHLPFIEFSYNNSYHYSIQMAPYKALYGRRCRSPIGWFDVGKSGLHGPDLVQHAIENVKLIWERLLTAQSHQKSYSDVRRRDSEFRVDDWVFLKVSPMKRVMRSGKKGKPSPRKNKEREEEKKNEKKEQKKKKNGE
- the LOC138875292 gene encoding uncharacterized protein, whose product is MRDCPTRDFGGMAQPANSATGSAMSVHPLGLCGRQTSADLVELEMLVFDAIMGMDWLAACYATVDCRAKTAKFHFLGESVLEWVGNTATPRGRFISYLKARKMIAKGCIYHIVRVKDADAEIPTLQSIPVVKEYADVFPDELPSIPP